A portion of the uncultured Draconibacterium sp. genome contains these proteins:
- a CDS encoding calcium/sodium antiporter has product MIILFILALLACFILLARVVDLFFISSLDKISKDLRLSNDAAGATLMAVGSSAPELFVALFAVIKPGEHQAIGIGSIVGSAIFNLLVIVGAAAYVKKTKLTWQPMVRDLFFYSLSVALLLLFIWDGRLTLNETIILLAVYVVYVVAVIYWRKWLPYNDMEATELEETHGEHNKISRPVDQLLRFIFPNEKNYYRVFIVSIVLIAALSYVLVEVAVASAHILNIPEAIIALTVLAVGTSIPDLFSSVIVARQGRGDMAVSNAIGSNIFDILVGLGLPFLLVMVFSGGVIESGGDIFSSTLILSGSVLLLIFLLLVKKWKAGKFTGVVLIAAYALYVLNEILKLYGLGLIF; this is encoded by the coding sequence ATGATTATACTTTTCATATTGGCTTTGTTGGCTTGCTTTATTTTGCTTGCCCGCGTTGTCGATTTGTTTTTTATTTCATCTCTTGATAAAATTTCGAAAGACCTGCGTTTATCGAACGATGCTGCCGGAGCAACGCTTATGGCTGTTGGTTCGAGTGCCCCTGAGTTGTTCGTAGCACTGTTTGCCGTAATAAAACCCGGCGAGCATCAGGCAATCGGAATCGGGAGTATTGTGGGTAGTGCTATCTTTAATCTGCTGGTTATTGTTGGCGCCGCAGCCTATGTAAAAAAGACAAAACTCACCTGGCAGCCCATGGTTCGCGATTTGTTTTTTTATTCACTTTCTGTAGCACTCTTACTGCTGTTTATTTGGGATGGTCGTTTAACTTTAAATGAAACGATTATCTTGCTTGCCGTATATGTTGTATATGTTGTAGCCGTAATTTATTGGCGAAAGTGGCTGCCATATAACGATATGGAAGCTACCGAACTGGAAGAGACACACGGCGAGCATAATAAGATTAGCCGACCCGTGGATCAGCTCTTGCGTTTTATTTTCCCGAACGAAAAAAATTATTACCGTGTCTTTATTGTGTCGATTGTTTTAATCGCTGCCTTAAGTTATGTCTTGGTTGAAGTGGCAGTAGCTTCGGCACATATACTTAATATTCCCGAAGCCATTATCGCATTAACAGTTCTTGCCGTTGGAACATCTATTCCTGATTTGTTTTCATCGGTTATTGTGGCTCGTCAGGGCAGGGGCGACATGGCTGTCAGTAACGCTATCGGATCAAACATTTTCGATATTTTGGTGGGGCTTGGATTACCATTTTTGTTGGTAATGGTATTTTCCGGAGGCGTAATCGAATCGGGAGGAGATATATTTAGTTCAACCCTGATTTTGTCGGGATCAGTCCTCTTATTGATTTTTCTTTTATTGGTTAAAAAATGGAAAGCAGGAAAGTTCACAGGAGTTGTGCTAATTGCCGCTTATGCATTATATGTGCTTAACGAGATACTAAAACTCTACGGATTGGGTTTAATTTTTTAA
- a CDS encoding ABC transporter ATP-binding protein, translating into MIRAENITKSFGALEVLKGIDLDIPKGKLYSIVGASGAGKTTLLQILGTLSKPDSGELFFNDTKISGLNDKKLADFRNREIGFVFQFHHLLPEFTALENVCIPAFIAKTPKAKAEARAKELIDYLGLADRMTHKPSELSGGEKQRVAMARALINSPSVVMADEPSGNLDSTNRDELHDLLFKLRDDMGQTFIIVTHDDHFAEQSDRIIHIKDGIIE; encoded by the coding sequence TTGATAAGAGCTGAAAACATAACGAAATCGTTCGGAGCACTTGAAGTGCTTAAAGGAATCGATCTTGATATTCCGAAAGGGAAACTTTACTCGATAGTTGGTGCCAGCGGAGCAGGGAAAACCACTTTGCTGCAAATTCTTGGCACATTAAGTAAACCCGACAGTGGAGAGCTCTTTTTTAACGATACAAAAATCTCAGGTCTTAACGATAAAAAACTTGCCGATTTCCGTAACCGCGAAATTGGTTTTGTATTTCAGTTTCATCATTTGTTGCCTGAGTTTACAGCTTTGGAGAATGTTTGTATTCCGGCTTTTATAGCTAAAACTCCAAAGGCAAAAGCCGAGGCGCGTGCAAAAGAATTGATCGATTATTTAGGACTGGCCGACCGCATGACACATAAACCATCAGAATTATCGGGTGGCGAAAAACAGCGTGTAGCAATGGCACGTGCATTAATTAACAGCCCGTCGGTGGTGATGGCCGATGAACCATCAGGAAACCTCGACTCAACAAACCGCGACGAATTGCACGACCTGCTTTTTAAATTGCGCGACGATATGGGACAAACATTTATTATTGTGACGCACGATGATCATTTTGCCGAACAGTCCGACCGGATCATCCACATCAAAGACGGAATTATAGAGTAG
- a CDS encoding TIGR02757 family protein has protein sequence MPATLSKSDLKDFLDEKVEKYNQPHFIQTDPIQVPKQFTGKEDIEIAGFLAATIAWGNRAAIIKNALRLMALLDNQPHDFVLNASEKELNRLQKFVHRTFNGDDCIYFIRSLRNIYKTHGGLQTVFESGYQKEETVKSALAHFHSVFFEMEGERTRKHISNVTKGASAKRLNMYLRWMCRNDRSGVDFGLWSGIPQSALMLPLDVHTGNVGRKLGLLKRRSNDWKAVDEITATLCEFDPNDPIKYDFALFGLGVFEKF, from the coding sequence ATGCCGGCAACCCTTTCAAAATCCGACTTAAAAGATTTCCTCGACGAAAAAGTTGAAAAGTATAATCAACCACATTTTATTCAAACTGATCCGATCCAGGTTCCCAAACAATTTACCGGGAAAGAAGATATTGAGATTGCCGGATTTCTGGCGGCAACAATCGCCTGGGGGAACCGGGCTGCCATTATAAAAAATGCGCTACGTTTAATGGCATTGCTCGATAATCAGCCACACGACTTTGTGTTAAACGCCTCGGAAAAGGAGCTCAACCGACTGCAAAAGTTTGTGCATCGTACGTTTAACGGCGATGATTGTATTTATTTTATTCGTTCGCTGCGAAATATTTATAAAACTCACGGTGGTTTGCAAACTGTTTTTGAAAGTGGATATCAAAAAGAAGAGACAGTAAAATCAGCTTTGGCACATTTCCATTCTGTATTTTTCGAAATGGAAGGTGAACGCACGCGAAAACATATTTCGAATGTAACGAAAGGAGCTTCGGCCAAACGCCTGAACATGTATTTGCGGTGGATGTGCCGTAATGATAGATCGGGAGTCGATTTTGGTTTGTGGAGCGGAATACCGCAATCGGCATTAATGCTACCATTAGACGTACACACCGGAAATGTGGGACGTAAACTGGGATTGCTGAAACGTCGCTCAAACGACTGGAAAGCCGTAGACGAAATTACTGCCACTTTGTGCGAGTTTGATCCGAATGACCCGATAAAATATGATTTTGCATTGTTTGGGCTGGGTGTTTTCGAAAAATTCTAA
- a CDS encoding GNAT family N-acetyltransferase, whose product MTLQVKKIRLNELENFVISNEFQEYEMVPISPIRARSYLANPHAKPDDIILYLGFIHEKLVAFRSIFADTLSDNNETIRFGWCSGNWVHEQHRRNGYSGQLLREAYNDWDKKLAFTNYAPNSEKLYLKTGLFHSIHQFEGARLYLYAKTTKLFQSKINPITAVLFKITDFFISLWVQFISLFYRSKPASTVSFSDTEQPDKSCFEFLQSNPVNSFFNRDELELKWIFEHPWLSQQNNSEATRYPFSSFAENFYYKTVKVKRADKMLGFFIFSVREGHLKTLYFNLTEDCTKEITVFLKKYCLSNKIEYLTIYKKELAGKLLSRKFPFLHAKRYGQKIYSTFQVSNKKQHTFQDGDGDVFFT is encoded by the coding sequence TTGACTTTACAAGTAAAAAAAATACGACTAAACGAGCTTGAAAACTTTGTAATAAGCAACGAGTTTCAGGAATACGAAATGGTTCCCATTTCTCCGATTCGCGCCCGGTCGTATCTTGCCAATCCGCATGCAAAACCTGATGACATTATACTTTATCTTGGTTTTATACATGAGAAGCTGGTAGCCTTTCGCAGCATTTTTGCTGACACACTTTCTGATAATAACGAAACAATCCGTTTTGGCTGGTGCAGCGGAAACTGGGTGCACGAGCAACACCGTAGAAATGGTTATTCCGGGCAACTTTTACGCGAAGCTTACAACGACTGGGACAAGAAACTGGCATTTACCAATTACGCTCCAAATTCGGAAAAGCTGTATTTAAAAACCGGCTTGTTTCACTCGATTCATCAATTTGAGGGTGCGCGTTTGTATTTATATGCAAAAACAACTAAACTTTTTCAAAGCAAAATAAATCCTATCACAGCGGTTCTATTCAAAATCACCGACTTTTTTATTTCCTTATGGGTTCAATTTATTAGCCTCTTTTATAGATCAAAACCAGCTTCTACAGTTTCCTTTTCCGATACCGAACAACCAGACAAATCTTGCTTTGAGTTCTTACAATCCAATCCGGTTAACAGTTTTTTTAACCGCGATGAGTTGGAATTAAAATGGATTTTTGAACATCCGTGGCTGTCACAACAAAATAATAGTGAGGCCACCCGCTATCCTTTTTCATCCTTCGCCGAAAACTTTTACTACAAAACCGTAAAAGTAAAGCGCGCTGATAAAATGCTGGGCTTTTTTATTTTCTCCGTTCGCGAAGGACATTTAAAGACACTGTATTTTAACCTCACTGAGGACTGCACAAAAGAAATTACTGTTTTTCTAAAAAAATATTGCCTGAGCAACAAAATTGAGTACTTAACTATTTATAAAAAGGAACTTGCAGGCAAGCTTTTAAGCAGAAAATTCCCATTTTTGCATGCGAAAAGATACGGGCAAAAAATATACAGTACTTTTCAGGTATCAAATAAAAAGCAACATACATTTCAGGATGGTGACGGAGATGTCTTCTTCACCTAA
- a CDS encoding twin-arginine translocase TatA/TatE family subunit — protein sequence MQYLLFISGGEIVLVMLLALLFFGSKAIPDIAKTLGKGMREFKKATNEIKRELDNHTSDIQKDINEVSSTVKKETTDIQKGITDKLKD from the coding sequence ATGCAGTATTTATTATTTATAAGCGGTGGCGAGATAGTTTTGGTGATGCTGTTGGCATTGTTGTTCTTCGGATCGAAGGCTATACCCGATATTGCCAAAACACTGGGGAAAGGAATGCGTGAGTTTAAAAAAGCCACAAACGAAATAAAACGCGAACTCGATAACCATACTTCTGATATTCAAAAAGATATTAACGAGGTTTCTTCAACAGTGAAAAAGGAAACTACTGATATTCAAAAAGGTATTACTGACAAGTTGAAGGATTAA
- a CDS encoding FAD-binding oxidoreductase produces the protein MTIDMKPEVQLDTNYYKVVGIRKLTEHTFVLSLPKSRFEFVAGQHVSLSITGDYQSREYSIYSAEKGENLEVLVKEVDGGYFSPKLKHLKVGDMVEVHGPFGKFGLDEKNKDTHKHIFIASGTGIAPFHSMVKSNPGLNYQLIHGVRYAEEGYEQQDYNKENYILCTSRDKSGDFNGRVTDYLKKTEFDKNTCFYLCGNSDMIFDSMEILSDKGFGRENITVEVYF, from the coding sequence ATGACAATTGATATGAAACCAGAAGTACAGCTTGATACAAATTATTATAAGGTTGTTGGAATCAGGAAATTAACAGAGCACACTTTTGTGTTGTCGTTACCAAAAAGTCGCTTCGAATTTGTTGCAGGACAGCATGTTTCGTTGTCGATTACAGGTGACTATCAGAGCCGCGAGTACTCGATTTACAGTGCCGAAAAAGGGGAAAATCTGGAGGTTTTGGTAAAAGAAGTTGACGGCGGTTACTTCTCACCAAAACTAAAACACCTGAAAGTTGGCGACATGGTAGAAGTGCATGGGCCTTTCGGAAAATTTGGTCTGGATGAGAAAAATAAAGATACACACAAGCATATTTTTATTGCCAGCGGAACCGGAATTGCACCATTTCACAGCATGGTGAAAAGTAATCCTGGTTTGAACTACCAGTTAATTCACGGAGTTCGTTATGCCGAGGAAGGCTACGAGCAGCAAGATTACAATAAAGAGAATTACATACTTTGCACATCGCGTGATAAAAGCGGCGATTTTAACGGCAGGGTGACTGATTACCTGAAAAAGACAGAGTTTGATAAGAATACCTGTTTTTACCTTTGTGGAAACAGCGATATGATCTTCGATTCGATGGAGATTTTAAGCGACAAAGGATTTGGAAGAGAGAATATTACCGTTGAGGTATATTTTTAA
- a CDS encoding polysaccharide deacetylase family protein — protein sequence MILFYSDEVNPRIEYIAKLIFANILQTEIAFTQNSAEFRKSEIPKINYSYEKFGDEFYIKPHKLIFQNALIKPAINSVWYEGEKYFCETSNDSDLPFDPFAASFYLVTRHEEYVDKNRDKLGRYPYQNSILSKYNLLQKPVVNIWAKLLAKLLKEKYPEFNYIESKFNFISTIDVDNAYAYQNKGFLRTTGAWAKAFVKRGCGEFRKRRRVLRGKETDPYDTYDYLDKIFAGNEDKVKFFFLLGDYGRYDKNIAHTNNEYRELIKKTAEKYDVGIHPSFGSSKKKGKKKVRMEKQRLEEIIGKSISKSRQHYLRLKFPKTYTRLIKAGIEEDYTLGYSAQPGFRGGICTPYCFYDLKHESVTNLKIIPFNIMDGTLRYYLQLSPEKAFEEIKKIMQEVKNVGGTFVSVWHNETVNDLGTWEGFRDVFEQMNKLGFEWANE from the coding sequence ATTGAGTACATTGCAAAACTGATCTTCGCGAACATTTTGCAAACGGAAATAGCATTTACTCAGAATTCTGCGGAGTTTCGAAAGTCGGAAATCCCAAAAATCAATTATTCGTATGAAAAGTTTGGCGATGAATTTTACATCAAACCACACAAACTCATCTTTCAAAATGCACTTATAAAACCGGCAATTAATAGTGTTTGGTACGAAGGTGAAAAATATTTCTGCGAAACTTCGAATGACTCCGATCTGCCTTTCGATCCATTTGCAGCTTCGTTCTACCTGGTTACCCGACACGAAGAATATGTGGATAAAAACCGCGATAAACTGGGACGTTATCCATACCAAAACAGCATTTTATCGAAATATAACTTACTGCAAAAGCCAGTTGTAAATATCTGGGCCAAACTATTGGCCAAACTGCTGAAAGAGAAATACCCGGAGTTTAACTACATCGAATCGAAATTTAATTTCATTTCTACCATCGATGTCGATAATGCCTACGCCTACCAGAACAAAGGTTTTCTGCGCACTACCGGCGCCTGGGCAAAAGCATTTGTAAAAAGAGGCTGCGGAGAATTTAGAAAAAGAAGGAGAGTTCTCCGTGGCAAAGAAACCGATCCGTACGATACTTACGATTACCTCGACAAAATATTTGCCGGCAACGAGGATAAAGTAAAATTCTTCTTTTTGCTGGGTGATTATGGTCGTTACGACAAAAATATTGCCCACACCAACAACGAATACCGGGAGCTGATAAAAAAGACCGCCGAAAAGTATGATGTTGGCATTCATCCATCGTTTGGAAGTAGCAAGAAAAAAGGTAAAAAGAAAGTGCGAATGGAAAAACAACGCCTGGAAGAAATTATTGGCAAAAGCATTTCCAAAAGCCGCCAGCACTACTTACGACTCAAATTTCCGAAAACATACACCCGCTTAATAAAAGCCGGAATTGAAGAAGACTACACGCTTGGTTATTCTGCTCAACCGGGGTTCAGAGGTGGTATTTGTACGCCTTATTGTTTCTACGACCTGAAACATGAATCGGTAACTAATCTGAAAATCATACCGTTCAACATTATGGACGGAACGTTGCGTTACTACCTTCAGTTGTCTCCTGAAAAAGCTTTTGAAGAAATAAAAAAGATTATGCAGGAAGTTAAAAATGTTGGTGGTACATTTGTAAGTGTCTGGCACAACGAAACCGTAAACGATTTGGGAACATGGGAAGGTTTCAGAGATGTGTTTGAACAGATGAACAAACTCGGATTTGAATGGGCGAACGAGTAG
- the upp gene encoding uracil phosphoribosyltransferase produces the protein MNVRVLGNTHSILDQYLAEIRDTGIQTDPLRFRDNLNRIGEIFAYEISKEMQFEVNDVITPLGVAKVPKLCKQPVLATILRAGLAMHNGLLRIFDRAENCFISAFRKYTEGGEFEIEFEYMASPSLDDKVVILSDPMLASGKSMEIGYEALFSKGKPAHIHLVAIIASEEGVEYVKNAIKDENVTLWLGAVDPEMTPKSYIVPGLGDAGDLAFGEKIDSK, from the coding sequence ATGAACGTTCGAGTTTTAGGCAACACCCACTCCATTTTAGATCAGTACCTGGCAGAAATTCGGGACACAGGCATTCAAACCGATCCACTTCGTTTTCGTGATAACCTTAACCGAATTGGTGAAATTTTTGCATACGAGATTAGCAAAGAAATGCAGTTTGAAGTGAATGACGTTATAACTCCGCTTGGCGTTGCAAAAGTTCCGAAATTATGCAAACAACCTGTTTTGGCAACAATTTTACGCGCCGGATTGGCCATGCACAATGGCTTGCTGCGTATTTTCGACCGGGCAGAAAACTGTTTTATTTCAGCCTTCAGAAAATATACCGAAGGAGGTGAGTTTGAGATTGAATTTGAATACATGGCTTCGCCGTCGCTTGATGATAAAGTGGTTATTCTTTCTGATCCGATGCTGGCTTCGGGAAAATCAATGGAAATTGGTTACGAAGCATTATTCAGCAAAGGAAAACCGGCACACATTCACCTGGTGGCAATTATTGCCAGCGAAGAAGGAGTTGAATATGTAAAGAATGCTATAAAAGACGAAAATGTGACTTTGTGGTTGGGAGCTGTCGATCCTGAAATGACTCCAAAATCATACATCGTTCCGGGCTTGGGCGATGCCGGAGATTTGGCGTTTGGCGAAAAAATCGATTCAAAATAG
- a CDS encoding methyltransferase has translation MGRNNYFQFKQFRINQERSAMKVGIDGILLGAWADVRDCKSILDIGTGTGLIALMLAQRSQAQITAIEIEKNAAKEAIENAAASPWKNRVEVTNVSIQKFAGETSSQFDLIVSNPPFFQNSLKAGTQSRSLARHTDSLPYEILLKITSDLLTEEGRSAFIFPEAALKEIENLTQQNQLYVKRILMVAPNEKKAANRVLVEMSKKEFSTETGRLLIYNNDGSWSDTFKMLTRDYYLNF, from the coding sequence ATGGGCAGAAACAATTATTTCCAATTCAAACAATTCCGTATCAATCAGGAGCGTTCGGCCATGAAAGTGGGCATCGATGGTATTTTGTTGGGTGCGTGGGCCGATGTTCGGGATTGCAAATCTATTCTCGATATTGGTACCGGAACCGGTTTAATTGCTCTAATGTTGGCTCAGCGCTCGCAAGCCCAAATCACTGCTATCGAAATTGAGAAAAATGCAGCCAAAGAAGCCATAGAAAATGCGGCTGCCTCGCCTTGGAAAAATAGGGTAGAAGTAACGAATGTTTCCATACAAAAGTTTGCCGGTGAAACTTCCTCGCAATTCGATTTGATCGTATCCAATCCCCCATTTTTTCAGAATTCGCTAAAAGCCGGAACCCAAAGCCGCTCGTTAGCGCGACACACGGATAGTTTACCTTATGAAATACTGTTAAAGATTACCAGTGATTTATTAACGGAAGAAGGACGATCTGCATTTATTTTTCCGGAAGCGGCATTAAAGGAAATTGAAAATTTGACACAGCAAAACCAACTCTATGTAAAGCGAATTTTGATGGTTGCTCCGAATGAGAAAAAAGCGGCAAACCGGGTTTTAGTTGAAATGAGTAAAAAGGAATTTTCCACAGAAACCGGCAGGCTGTTGATTTATAACAACGATGGATCGTGGAGCGATACATTTAAAATGCTAACGCGAGACTACTACCTCAACTTTTAA
- a CDS encoding polysaccharide deacetylase family protein, with product MRYFPRLVSKKLSPLFSTRKLLAGKAPLFLPFYHTISDKPLSHVLNYPVIDEKQFKQELDFYLRYFNPVSLEELAKSPKPGSFHLSFDDGLKECAEIVAPILLQKGIPATFFVNSGFVDNKELFHRYKASLIASEMHMQPDAEVENYLYENGVPLKALLQTPFSKREILDHAAELLEIDFQSFLETQQPYMTTAQIKGLHNKGFSIGGHSHKHPEFWKISDKKKLKQIKKSMKWVVENVNPRVKTFAFPYTDDGVSGKLIKKIHDNGICDISFGTAGVKYDEIPNHFQRYPAEQPGAFELNIKAEFLYFKLRKTIGKATVKH from the coding sequence ATGAGATATTTCCCGCGTTTGGTAAGTAAAAAACTGAGTCCGCTGTTTTCAACCCGAAAACTACTGGCTGGAAAAGCACCCCTGTTTTTACCGTTTTACCACACCATTAGCGATAAACCTTTATCACATGTTTTAAATTACCCGGTAATTGACGAGAAACAATTTAAGCAGGAACTCGATTTCTACTTAAGATATTTCAATCCTGTTTCACTTGAAGAGCTCGCAAAGTCGCCCAAACCCGGAAGTTTTCACTTAAGTTTTGACGACGGGCTGAAAGAATGTGCAGAAATAGTGGCACCAATCCTGTTGCAAAAAGGAATACCAGCGACGTTTTTTGTGAATAGTGGTTTTGTCGACAACAAAGAACTTTTCCACCGTTACAAGGCCAGTTTAATTGCCTCCGAAATGCACATGCAACCCGATGCGGAAGTGGAAAACTACCTATACGAAAACGGAGTGCCGTTAAAGGCATTATTGCAAACTCCCTTTTCAAAGCGGGAAATACTCGATCATGCAGCGGAGTTACTCGAAATCGATTTCCAATCGTTTCTTGAAACACAACAACCTTACATGACTACCGCTCAAATAAAAGGGCTGCATAACAAAGGTTTTTCCATTGGCGGGCACAGCCATAAACACCCTGAATTCTGGAAAATCTCAGACAAAAAAAAGTTGAAGCAGATTAAAAAAAGTATGAAGTGGGTGGTTGAGAATGTAAATCCTAGAGTAAAAACATTTGCATTTCCTTATACTGATGATGGTGTTTCGGGAAAACTGATTAAAAAGATACACGATAACGGAATATGCGACATAAGTTTTGGAACGGCGGGCGTTAAATACGACGAAATCCCCAACCATTTTCAGCGTTATCCGGCAGAACAACCAGGTGCTTTTGAATTGAATATAAAAGCAGAATTTCTTTACTTTAAACTGCGCAAAACAATTGGCAAAGCAACAGTAAAACATTGA
- a CDS encoding flavodoxin domain-containing protein has protein sequence MKTLITYCTTHGCTEKTATELKQFFGGEVLLINLKKERVPDLSSFDRIIVGGSIHAGQIQKKVKEFCNEHYETLKNKELGLFICCMEEGEKAEIQLHDAFPAGLLQSAKATACLGGEFDFNKMNFFQKMIVKKVAKVDDSVSHINHDAIKRFSNQMNTIFNPFLFFV, from the coding sequence ATGAAAACATTAATCACCTATTGCACCACACATGGTTGTACAGAAAAAACAGCCACCGAACTGAAACAGTTTTTCGGAGGCGAAGTGTTATTAATTAACCTGAAAAAGGAGCGTGTTCCTGATCTTTCATCCTTCGATCGGATAATTGTTGGCGGCTCCATTCATGCCGGCCAGATTCAGAAAAAAGTTAAAGAGTTTTGCAACGAACATTATGAAACACTGAAAAATAAAGAACTCGGTTTATTTATTTGTTGTATGGAAGAAGGCGAAAAAGCAGAAATTCAATTGCATGATGCTTTTCCTGCAGGTTTGTTGCAAAGTGCCAAAGCAACAGCATGTTTGGGTGGAGAATTCGATTTTAATAAAATGAATTTCTTTCAGAAAATGATTGTAAAGAAAGTTGCCAAAGTGGATGACAGCGTCTCACACATTAACCACGATGCCATAAAACGTTTTTCAAACCAAATGAATACGATTTTTAATCCGTTTCTGTTTTTTGTTTAA